Proteins encoded together in one Deltaproteobacteria bacterium window:
- a CDS encoding RibD family protein: STGHSQWISGDKSRRFAHQLRALHDAVLAGSGTVAKDDPMLTVRHVKGRNPLRVIIDPELGISPNARILREQDQARTLLITGGKAPREKQDQIRALGAEILSLPEGEKNIFDLRVLFASLAERKISSILVEGGAGVITSVLKQGLANRVVAIVAPKISGEGLNTVGNLGINDMGKALGLTFEKITRSGDDVILDGRMR; this comes from the coding sequence CCTCTACGGGCCATTCCCAATGGATCAGCGGCGATAAATCCCGTCGGTTCGCCCATCAGTTGCGCGCCTTGCACGATGCCGTGCTTGCTGGATCCGGGACAGTGGCCAAGGATGATCCGATGTTGACCGTTCGACATGTCAAGGGGCGCAACCCCCTGCGGGTCATCATCGATCCTGAATTGGGCATCTCTCCAAACGCTAGGATTCTCCGGGAGCAGGACCAAGCCCGTACATTGCTGATTACGGGGGGCAAGGCTCCTCGTGAAAAACAGGATCAAATCAGGGCGCTGGGCGCTGAAATCCTGTCCTTGCCTGAGGGAGAAAAGAATATCTTTGACTTAAGAGTTCTTTTTGCCTCCCTGGCGGAACGAAAAATTTCCTCTATTCTGGTGGAGGGCGGCGCGGGGGTGATCACTTCCGTCTTGAAACAGGGACTTGCCAACCGCGTTGTGGCCATTGTCGCTCCAAAAATTTCAGGGGAGGGACTAAACACGGTAGGAAATCTTGGAATCAATGATATGGGCAAGGCTCTCGGGCTTACCTTCGAAAAAATAACCCGCAGCGGTGACGATGTCATCCTTGATGGGAGGATGCGATAA
- a CDS encoding transposase — MSISDDGKLRHECLNERWFLNMIDAQEKIAVWREAYSQERSHSSLQNLSPCEFVEECCWNLQDQRLNTEMAHPLGQDQRTSRLHERKN, encoded by the coding sequence ATGTCGATCAGCGATGATGGTAAACTTCGTCATGAGTGTTTGAATGAACGCTGGTTTCTTAATATGATCGATGCGCAAGAAAAGATTGCCGTATGGAGAGAGGCCTACAGTCAGGAGCGATCTCACAGTTCCCTGCAGAATCTCTCTCCCTGTGAATTTGTCGAAGAATGTTGCTGGAACCTACAGGACCAAAGGCTCAATACCGAGATGGCTCATCCTTTAGGGCAAGATCAGAGGACCTCAAGGCTCCATGAACGGAAAAACTGA
- the oah gene encoding 6-oxocyclohex-1-ene-1-carbonyl-CoA hydratase, which translates to MALDWLERDNVLKDHNLFDDRFNRAEAPSTIYEKAPLLDPKGNAVEGLYTARITLNNPAQYNSYTTDMVKGVIAGFHKASMDKSIVAAVFTGVGDRAFCTGGNTKEYAEYYTRRPKDYSDYIYLFGAMVDAILSCGVPTICRVNGMRIGGGQEIGQACDINISADTAVFGQVGTRAGSSPDGGSTDFLPWNLSMEHALWNCVSNIPYSSYKMERLGLIGKALPVKKDKDGNWVRDPRVITDKYVDNGEIVYGEMKSGAALKEGNDYLKTLATDFTLLDNHINGMIWTLTNTFPMCLMKAVETIRLKKRFFWDTTKTHARYWLGANMNGDAWMGFNAFNTQAKTGSSTVDFLELRRQISLGHIYGEELAEKVLAKPKK; encoded by the coding sequence ATGGCACTAGATTGGTTGGAAAGAGACAATGTTTTGAAGGATCATAATCTGTTTGACGACCGGTTTAACCGGGCCGAAGCGCCCTCCACGATTTACGAGAAGGCACCTCTTCTCGATCCCAAGGGGAATGCGGTGGAAGGGCTTTACACGGCACGAATCACCTTGAATAACCCTGCGCAGTACAATTCCTACACAACGGACATGGTAAAGGGCGTTATTGCAGGCTTCCACAAGGCTTCCATGGACAAGTCAATCGTAGCGGCCGTCTTTACGGGCGTTGGCGACCGGGCCTTTTGCACCGGCGGTAACACCAAGGAATACGCAGAGTATTACACACGCCGTCCAAAAGACTATTCCGATTATATCTATCTGTTCGGGGCAATGGTCGATGCCATATTGAGTTGCGGTGTTCCCACGATCTGCCGCGTCAACGGGATGCGGATTGGGGGTGGACAGGAAATCGGTCAGGCCTGTGATATCAATATCTCCGCTGACACGGCGGTCTTCGGACAGGTCGGTACCCGTGCGGGCTCCTCACCCGATGGCGGGTCCACGGACTTCCTGCCCTGGAATCTTTCCATGGAGCACGCCTTGTGGAACTGTGTTTCGAACATTCCTTACAGTTCCTATAAAATGGAGCGCCTGGGGTTGATAGGCAAGGCTCTGCCGGTGAAAAAGGACAAGGACGGCAACTGGGTCCGCGACCCCCGCGTCATCACGGACAAGTATGTGGACAACGGGGAAATCGTCTATGGTGAAATGAAAAGCGGTGCGGCCCTGAAAGAGGGCAACGATTACCTGAAAACCCTGGCTACGGATTTCACGCTTCTGGACAACCACATCAACGGCATGATCTGGACTTTGACGAATACCTTCCCCATGTGCCTGATGAAGGCGGTTGAGACGATCCGCCTGAAGAAGAGATTCTTCTGGGATACGACGAAGACTCATGCAAGATACTGGCTCGGTGCGAACATGAACGGTGATGCCTGGATGGGCTTCAACGCTTTCAATACGCAAGCAAAGACCGGTTCCAGCACGGTGGATTTCCTCGAACTGCGGCGCCAGATTTCCCTTGGCCACATCTATGGAGAAGAGTTGGCGGAGAAGGTTCTGGCCAAGCCGAAGAAGTAA